CTCATCTTACCGACACAGGATGAAATCGTAAAACAACTGACCATGATGATCATCGGTGGCGTTTGCTTTACGCTCATTATCATCGCAGCCTTTGCCCTCACCATACGTACCATGTTGAACCAGAAGAAGCTGTCGGAAATCAAATCCGACTTCATCAACAACATGACCCATGAACTGAAAACGCCGCTCGCTACTATCTCCCTGGCCATTGATGCCATCGGTAACGAAAAAGTGTTGGATAACAGGGAAAAAATCCGCTATTTCTCCGGTATCATCAAGGAAGAAAATAAGCGTATGAATAAACAGGTAGAATCCATTTTACAATCGGCCCTCCTGGAAAAAGACGAAATAGGCCTGAAACTCCAGGCCATGGATGTTCATGCGGTTATCCAGAATACGGTGGACAATCTCCAGTTACAGCTGGCCGGCAAAAATGGTGTCGTAGACCTGCAATTGGATGCCATCAATCCTGTCATAATGGCTGATGATGTGCATTTCTCCAATGTGGTCTTCAACCTGCTGGATAATGCGATTAAATATTCCAAAGACAATCTGGAAGTAAGTATCCAGACATACAACACGCGCAAAAGCCTGTTTATCGTGATCAGCGACAACGGTATTGGTATGAGCCGCGATACTATTTCACGTATCTTTGAAAAATTCTACCGCGCACATACCGGCAACGTCCATAATGTAAAAGGTTTCGGCCTTGGACTGAGCTATGTTAAAGCGATTGTAGATGCTCATCACGGTAAAATCAAAGTGGAAAGCGTGGTTGGTAAAGGAAGTAAGTTTACCCTCGAGTTTCCACAGGAATAAAAGGAATAGCGCATGATTCTGACTGAAAAGGAAACACAACACTTTAAAACGCCGATAGCTGTACCTGGCTTCGGCTTATCAATGCAGGAAAAACTGAAAATGTCCAGGGTGCTGGTGATTGGCGCCGGCGGGCTCGGAAGTCCGATTATTCAGTATCTGGGCGCCAGTGGCGTAGGCATTATCGGTATCGCGGATTATGGTACCATTAATACGGAAGATATGCACCGTCAGCCTATCTACCATATGCAGGACGTGAAGAAACATAAAGCTAAAATGGCCGCCAGCCGTATGTATGGCTTTAATCCATATGCAAGGCCTTTCCCGCTGCTGATGCAGGCAAAGCCGGAAGCAATGGGTTTCCTGCTGGATGGCTTTGATCTGATTGTAGACTGTACACAGCATTTACCTTCTCATCTGCTGATAAATGATGCCTGTATCGCCTTCAACAAACCATTTGTAGTGGGAGAAGTGCATAACTGGCTGGCCTGGTATGGCGGTTTCAATATGCCGATGTTAGATGGTAGCGTATCGGCCTCTTTCCGTTGTGCAATGGACATTACAGACGATTACCGCAACTATGATGCAGGCGCCTTAGGTGTTACCCACGGTACCACCGGCATGCATATGGTCACCGATATCATCAAATACCTGATAGAAGTACCGATGGGACTTACCAATAAAATCTATGGTATGGACTATCTCCACAATACTACAAAAGTACATGAGCTTACTGCCAACAGGGAACTGATAGAAACAGTAAGAACAAATGGTATCCTGTCCGCAGATGACTACGGACTGGAGATACAACCGGATGTGGAGGATTAATCTTCTTTCAGCTTTAAGATGCTTTTCGCTTCACCCACTTTAAGGTGGTGTTTCATGCCCAGGCGTACGGCATAATTTTCCGCCTGATGACCGATAGGGAAGTTGAAACAGACAGGGTAATCAAATTCCTGTACCATGTTGTGAATGATCTCATATTCAGACTGGCCGAATGGCGTAGTGGTTTCTCTGCCATCGGTAAAGCCGCCAACTACGAGTCCGGCCAGTTTATCCAGCCAGCCTGCGCGTTTCAGGTTGTACATCATGCGGTCTACATTGTACCGGTATTCCCCGATATCTTCCAGTAGCAGTATTTTGCCTTTTGTGTTTATCTGAGATTTGGTGCCGGAGGCATTGGCGAGCAGGGAGAGATTACCTCCAACGAGTATGCCGTCTGCACTGCCTTCGCGGTTCAGTTCATGGGCAGTGGTAGAATAGCTGTATTTCTTGCCTTTCAGAATTTGCTCCAGGCTGTGAACGTATTCATTATCAGCTGTTTGTGTGGTAATGCCACTACACATCATGGAGTGAACGGTAGGGATACCAAAACGCTGCTGTATATGTGCATGGAGGGTAGTTACATCGCTGTATCCGCAGAGCCATTTGGGGTGTTTACGGAATTTGGTAAAATCGAGTTTATCGAGGATACACACCATACCGTAGCCGCCACGTCCAAAAACAATTGCTTTGATTTCAGGGTCGTCCAGCATGTCCTGCAATTCTTCAAGGCGAAGTTCGTCAGGTGCGGAAAAATTGTGGAAACTGGTACCTACTGTGATTCCCAGGTGTACACGATACCCCCAGGAACGCATTACATCAGCCGCAAATTCAGCCGCCGCCTGGTCCATTTGGCTGCTGGAGCAGGTTACACCGATTAAATCGCCCTTTTTCAGATATGGCGGAATTTTTACCATTGTAGTTTTGTTTACCTTTGCAAGATTCGTCCCGTTATATGGCGGTACGCTTGGTCTAAGTTGAGTAATGTTATCGGCTATTCCAAAAACAGTCTGATATTTAAATTTTATTTAAGCATTCTTTAAGATAGTATGGGAAAATTTAATAGATATTTAATAACTGCGGCGTTACCGTATGCCAATGGTCCTGTTCATATAGGTCATCTGGCTGGTTGCTATATTCCTGCAGATATTTACGTGCGATATCTCCGCGCTAAAAAAGCTGATGTAAAATTCGTTTGTGGTACAGATGAACATGGTGTTCCTATCACCATCAAAGCCATGAAGGAAGGCGTTACACCACAGGATGTGGTAGATAAATACCATAAAATTATTGGTGACAGCTTTGCCGCTATGGGTATCTCTTTCGATATCTTTTCCCGCACCAGTAACCAGGTTCATCATAAAACAGCGTCCGACTACTTCCTGAAAATGTACAACGACGGACTGTTTGAAGAAAAAGAATCTGAACAGTTTTACGATCCTAAGGCCAACATGTTCCTGGCCGACAGATATATCATCGGTACCTGCCCTCATTGCGGTAACGATAAAGCCTATGGCGACCAGTGTGAGAAATGTGGTAATAGCCTCAGTCCTGATGAACTGATCAACCCACATTCTGCATTGAGCGACGCTGTGCCTGTAAAGAAAAAAACCAAACACTGGTACATGCCTTTACAGAACTACGAACCATGGCTGAATGAGTGGCTCATCGAAGGTCATAAAGAGTGGAAAAATAACGTATATGGTCAGTGTAAAAGCTGGTTATCAAGTGGCCTGCAATCACGTGCCATGACCCGCGACAGCAACTGGGGTATTAAAGTGCCTTTACCAGATGCGGAAGGAAAGGTATTGTACGTATGGTTCGACGCGCCAATCGGTTATATTTCTGCCACCAAAGAACTGACTGAAAACTGGGCGGATTACTGGTGTAAGGAAGATACCAAACTGGTACACTTTATTGGTAAAGATAACATCGTTTTCCACTGCATTATTTTCCCTGCGATGCTGAAAGCACACGGTGGATTTGTGTTGCCGGACAACGTCCCTGCCAATGAGTTCCTGAACCTGGAAGGAGAAAAAATCTCTACTTCCAGAAACTGGGCGGTATGGGTAAATGATTTTATCGCTGATTTCCCTGGTCAACAGGATATTCTGCGTTATGTACTCACTGCTACTGCGCCTGAAACCAAGGACAACGACTTCACCTGGAAAGATTTCCTTACCAGGAATAATAGTGAGCTGTCTGATAACCTGAGCAACTTTGTGCATCGTACTATGGTATTAATGCACAAGCTGTGTGGTGGTAAAGTACCTCAATTGCATCAGGATCTTCTGAATGATGAGGATCGTCAGATGTTCGTAGAATTCAAAAATGCAAAGGAGAAAGTTGAAAATGCGATAGAGCAATATAAGTTCAGAGAAGGACTGTTTGAAGTAATGGCATTGTCCAAGCTTGGTAATAAGTACATGCAGGATAATGCGCCATGGTTATTGGCTAAAGCTATTGAAACTATCAAGAAAGGTGAGGCTCATGAAAAGTATACAGCAGATGACCTGGAAATGCTCCAGAAAAGAATTGATATCTGTCTGCATATCTGTTTACAAATGACAGCTAACCTGGCAATTCTGATGAATCCTTTCCTGCCATTCACTGCGAAGAAAATCCTTCATATGCTGAAAGTGGTAGATCGTATGCTGGAGTGGGAAAATGCTGGTTCTGAAAAACTGGTGAGTGTTGGTTATTCCTTACGTGATCCAGAAATGCTGTTCAAGAAAATGGACGAATCTGTGATTAAACCGCAATTGGACAGACTGGCAGCCATTAAGGCTGAACAGGCAGCCGCAGCCGCCGCAGCAGAAGCCGCAGCACCTAAAGCAATAGCACCAATCAAACCTGAAATCCAGTATGATGATTTTGCAAAACTGGACCTCCGTGTAGGCACCATTATCAAAGCGGAAAAAGTAGAAAAAGCAGATAAACTGCTGAAATTACTGGTAGATATTGGTTCAGAACAACGTACGGTTGTTTCAGGTATCGCAATGCACTTCAAACCGGAAGACATTGTAGGTAAACAGGTTACGTTAGTGACTAACCTGGCGCCTCGTAAAATGCGCGGTATTGAAAGTCAGGGTATGATCCTGATGGCGGAAGATAACGGTAAACTGGTGTTCGTTAATCCTAACGAAAATGTAGCGCCAGGTTCCGGTGTAGCTTGATTTTTAAAACTTTGAATACGAAAAGCCCGATCTCAGTAAGTTGAGATCGGGCTTTCTCATTTACAGGTCTTTTCTGGGGTGTTGGTCGCCCGCAGCCGCGGGCGACCAACACCCCAGTTTTCTCCCCGCCGAAGGCGGGGAGAAAACTGGGGTGGAAACATACCCGCTAATCGAATTTTTTAACATTCCCGCTCATGTTTCTACCTCAAAAAATCCTAAATTCAGGAATCTAAAACTTAGTTTGTATTCACTAACAGATTAAAGCTGGCCTTAATATGCAAAGACACATCAATAAAGTAGCCGTACTGGGCTCAGGGGTTATGGGATCAAGGATTGCCTGTCATTTCGCAGGTATTGGCGTTCAGGTACTGCTGCTGGATATAGCACCTAAAGAACTGAATGATGCGGAGAAGAAGAAAAACCTTACTTTGGAGAGTCCTGCTGTAAAAAACCGGATTGTGAATGACGCCCTTCAGGCAGCTGTTAAATCGAATCCCTCACCAGTTTTTACGAAAGATGTCATTAAGCGGATCAAAACGGGCAACTTTACGGATGATATGAAGAAGATCGCGGATTGCGACTGGATCATTGAAGTAGTAGTTGAAAATCTCGCTGTTAAAAAAATCGTTTTTGAACAGGTAGAGCAATTCCGTAAACCCGGAACACTGATTACCTCCAATACCTCCGGTATTCCAATTCACCTGATGGCGGAAGGCCGCAGTGAAGACTTCCGGAAAAATTTCTGTGGCACCCACTTTTTCAACCCGCCGCGTTATCTGCGCCTCCTGGAAATAATTCCTACTCCACATACCGACCCTGCTGTAATAGATTTCCTGATGCATTACGGAGATCTGTACCTGGGAAAAACTACTGTACTCTGTAAAGATACGCCCGCCTTTATCGCTAACCGCGTAGGTGTTTATTCTATCATGGCCATTTTCCACATCATGCAGGAAATGGGCCTCGGAATTGATGAAATTGATGCACTGACAGGCCCGATCATCGGCCGGCCAAAATCAGCTACCTTCCGCACCGCTGACGTAGTAGGTATCGATACCCTCGTTAAAGTAGCAAAAGGAGTACTGGAAAACTGCCCGGATGATGAAGCCATCAGCATCTTCAAAATTCCTGAATTCCTCCAGAAAGTAGTAGATAACAACTGGCTGGGAGACAAGACAGGACAGGGTTTCTACAAGAAAACCACCGGCCCTGGCGGTAAGGAAATCCTTACCCTCAACCTGCAGACCATGGAATATGGTCCTAAACAGAAAGCAAGATTTTCCAGCATAGATGCGGCAAAGCCGGTTGAAGACCTGAAACAGCGTATTAAAATGCTGGCACATTCTTCTGATAAGGCAGGTCAGTTCTATCAGCAATTCCATGCTTATCTCTTCTCTTATGTATCTCACCGTATACCGGAAATTGCAGATGATCTCTACAAAGTAGATGATGCCATGAAAGCCGGTTTCGGATGGGAAATAGGACCTTTCGAAAGCTGGGACCTGCTGGGAGTAGAAGCTTCCGTAAAAGCCATCGAAGAAAAAGGACTGACCGTTGCGCAGTGGGTGAAAGACATGCTGGCAAAAGGTATCAAGTCATTCTATAAAGTAGATAACGGCAAGAAATTCTATTATGATATTACTACCCAGGCGTATAAAACCCTTCCTGGTGAAGGCGCTTTCATTATCCTGGAAAATTATTCCGGTAATGTCCTCTGGAAAAATAACGCCAGCAGACTGATTGACCTCGGCGATGGTGTTGTGTGCTTCGACTGGCAGACAAAAATGAATACCATCGGCGGAGAAGTGCTGGAAGGACTGAATAAGGCGGTAGACCGCGCGGAAAAGGATTTCCGCGGACTGGTTGTTGCCAACGATGGCGCTAACTTCTCTGCAGGTGCCAATGTGGGTATGATCTTCATGCTGGCAGCTGAACAGGAGTACGACGAACTGGACATGGCGGTGCGCCTGTTCCAGCGTTCTACCATGCGCCTGCGTTATTCCGGCGTTCCGGTAGTAGTAGCACCGCATGCCCTTACTTTAGGTGGTGGTTGCGAAATGGCACTACATGCGGATAAAGTGGTGGCTGCTGCCGAAACATATATCGGGCTGGTAGAGTTAGGTGTAGGCCTGATCCCTGGTGGTGGCGGTACCAAAGAAATGGCACTGCGCGCCAGCAATGAATTCAAGGAAGGCCGCATCGAAGAAGAGCCATTAAAAGACTACTTCATGACCGTGGCTACTGCTAAAGTGGCTACATCAGGCTTTGAAGCATATGATATGGGCGTGATGAAAAAAGGCCATGATGAAGTGGTGATGAACCCTGGCCGTCTCATCGCGGATGCCAAGCGCAGCGTAATTGAAATGGCAGATGAAGGATATACAAGGCCTGTTGAAAGAACAGATGTCAAAGTGATGGGACGTAGTGCACTGGGCGCTTTGCTGGCTGGTATCTATGCTATGAAGTTTGGTAAATATATCTCTGAGCATGATGAAAAGGTAGCCCAGAAACTGGCGTATGTAATGTGTGGTGGCGACCTGACAGAGCCTACGCTCGTAAGTGAACAGTATCTCCTGGACCTGGAACGCGAAGCATTCCTGAGTCTGTGCGGAGAACGCAAAACCCTGGAAAGATTACAGAGCGTAATCAAAACAGGGAAACCGGTTAGGAACTAATCAATACTATGTCAATATTAACCTTACAAGGCATCTCCAAACGGTATGGTGTCGTACAGGCGCTGTCAGGCGTATCCTTCGAGGTACCGGCTGGCAGCGTCTTTGGTGTTTTAGGCCCCAACGGCAGCGGGAAAACCACCCTGCTCGGCATTGTCACCGACGTACTGAAAGCAGACAGCGGTAACTTCCAGCTATTCGGAGGACCCGCCTCCGGCGCAGCAAGGCGCAAAATAGGAACCCTGTTGGAAACCCCTAATTTCTACCATTATCTCAGCGCATGGAAAAACCTGGAAATCGCTGCCAGCATCAAGCAGCGGGGCAAAGATGATATTGCCAGGGTGCTGAAAATCTGCGGCCTCTATGAAAGAAAAGACACCGCCTTCAAGACCTATTCCCTCGGTATGAAACAGCGCCTGGCCATTGCAAGCGTGCTGCTGGGGGATCCGGATGTACTCATCCTGGATGAGCCTACCAATGGCCTGGATCCTGCCGGTATCGCAGAAGTAAGAGTACTGGTACAACAGCTGGCCGACAGTGGGAAAACGATACTGCTGGCGAGTCACCTGCTCGATGAAGTGGAAAAAGTATGTACCCATGTGGCTATTCTGCAGAAAGGGCAACTCCTGCTCTCCGGACCTGTGAACGAGGTCTTGCAGCGCAACGATTTCATTGAGCTGGCAGCGGCAGATAATCAGGCATTGGCTGCATTGTTGCTGCAATACCCGGATTGCACAGGAGCAACGGTTACAGGAAATAAGGTGGTAGCCACTTTCGCTGTTGCCCCGGACCCTGCTGCTATCAACAGCTGGTGTGCCGGACAAGGCATATGGCTGCAACAGCTGCAATTACGCAGAAAAAGCCTCGAAACTGCATTCCTTGAACTGACCCATACCTCTGCCCAATGAAAAATATTATTTTAACCGAATGGCTGAAAGTAAAGAGCTATCGTACCTTTTGGATAATGGTTGTACTGGCGGCTATCGTGCCACTGGCCGGCAACCTGCTGATGGCCGACTTCTTCACCACTAATCTGAAGGCCGCCAAGAACCTGGTAGGGGATCCATTCTCCTTTCCCGACGTATGGCTTACCACCGCAAGTATTTGCAGCTATGTATCTTCGCTGTACGGACTTTTACTGATCATACTTGTTACCAATGAATTCACCTTCCGTACCAACCGACAGAATATTATCGATGGCTGGGACAGAAAAGAATTCGTTTACTCAAAACTCTTCTGGTTATTGAAGCTGGCAGGCTTGTCGCTGCTGGTAGCCACTATCAGCGCAATATTTGTAGGACTTAAGTATGGTACTACCAGCATTAGTTTTGAGGGTTATCAGTATGTAGTAATTTATTTTCTGCAGATGCTGGTGTTATTAACCATCGCCCTGCTGATAGCGGTATTCTTTCGCAGGGCCGGCATTTCTATCGTGGTTTTTATGGCCTATACGATGATGCTGGAGCAGATTATCGTTAGTATTTTAAAGAAATATGTAGGGTTAGTAGGCGGACTCCTGCCGCTGCAAACCGGCGATGAATTAATACCTTTCCCGCTGACAGGAAAACTGATACAGTCAGATCAGTATAATTCTTCAGTATATGTGGTGGTGATGATCGCTTATATCTTTTTGGGCATCTGGCTGGTATTCAGAAAGATAATGAAATCCGATCTATAGTGATATCTTTATATTTCACATTCTTTTAAAGCGAAATGTTTAAGATAGCGCTTAAATTTGTTGTGTAAAGAAAAACGAGGAACCATGGCAGAACAGGAAAAATTAATACTGGTAACTAACGACGATGGCATTACTGCCCCAGGCATCCGTGCGCTGGTAGAGGCAGTACGTCCTTTTGGGAAAGTGGTGGTAGTGGCACCGGATAGCCCGCAATCGGGTATGGGGCACGCCATTACGATTGGTGTACCGCTGCGTCTGAATCAGGTAGGCGTTTTTGATGGCGTGGAAGCCTGGCAATGTTCAGGTACACCGGTAGATTGCGTGAAGCTGGCCCGTGATAAGATCCTGGGTGGCCGTAAGCCGGATATATGCGTGAGTGGTATTAACCATGGCGCAAACCATTCCATCAACGTAATTTATTCAGGTACAATGTCTGCCGCCATGGAAGCCGCTATTGAAGGCATTCCTTCCGCGGGATTTTCTTTCCTGGAATACGATTATGAAGCAGATTTTTCTTTACCGGCAAAGGTAGCGGCAGAAGTAGTTTCGCGTATGCTGGCGAAGCCATTGCCTCCGGGAACTTTATTTAATGTGAATATTCCCATTGTGGAAGAAAAAGATTTCAAGGGAATCCGTATTTGCCGTCAGGCTGATGCCAAATGGGTAGAGGAATTCGATGAAAGAAGAGATCCGCATGGAAAAAAATATTACTGGCTGACAGGAGAGTTCAAGAACCGTGATACAGGAGAAGATACGGATGTCTGGGCGTTGGAAAATAATTACGCTTCACTGGTGCCTGTTCAGTTTGATCTGACCAATTATAAGATGAAAGAAAAACTGGAAGAAGAGTGGAAAGATCTCTAACCATCTTCTGTCAGGAATTCATTTTATCGCCATTATAACTAGAATATGCTTAAGAAAGACAATCTGCCATTAGGAATATTGCTGGGGCTCGTTACGCCGATCCTCGCATTTTTCGTGTATTACCTGGTAGCGGTGATGCCTAAAAACATCGACCTGTGGAACTTCCTTGGACAACTGCGCGATAACCGCCAGTTGATTCCGAAATTAGTCAGCATCTGCCTTTTATTGAACGGGCTGGTGTTTTACCTTTACACAAAAGAAAGAAGAGATATCACCGCCAAAGGGATATTTCTGGTGACCATGCTGTATGCCATTGGTATACTGCTGATGAAACTGATCAGATAATTTTTAATTGAAACAGGTTTGAAATATTATATCATCGCGGGAGAGGCTTCAGGAGATTTGCACGGCAGTAACCTGATCAAACAATTGAAATTGCAGGACCAGGCTGCTGATATTCGTGGCTGGGGTGGTGATCTGATGGAGGCTGCCGGCGTTAATGTAGTCAAGCATTATAAAGAGCTGGCTTTTATGGGCTTTGTGGAAGTGGTGATGAATCTTCGTACCATTCTCCGCAATATGGACGCCTGCAAAAAGGATATCGCGGCTTTTAAGCCCGATGTGCTGATTCTTGTCGAC
This window of the Chitinophaga sp. Cy-1792 genome carries:
- a CDS encoding sensor histidine kinase KdpD — encoded protein: MIPLKRIFPVIVALITISLFGIIYIQVNWIKNAIVIKNTQLDQRAINVVSDVREYFVSHRSSSIQLKFNNSPNSSQDPLNGLTFDMRRPVYQGVADLFSPQDIQKVIVNSLRQHHLDTAHFEFAISGPAPMSGFVSMWRIQTRDFQKQFNLINQDSLNKIKDYKMVIGPLDAQTTATPEQLFLILPTQDEIVKQLTMMIIGGVCFTLIIIAAFALTIRTMLNQKKLSEIKSDFINNMTHELKTPLATISLAIDAIGNEKVLDNREKIRYFSGIIKEENKRMNKQVESILQSALLEKDEIGLKLQAMDVHAVIQNTVDNLQLQLAGKNGVVDLQLDAINPVIMADDVHFSNVVFNLLDNAIKYSKDNLEVSIQTYNTRKSLFIVISDNGIGMSRDTISRIFEKFYRAHTGNVHNVKGFGLGLSYVKAIVDAHHGKIKVESVVGKGSKFTLEFPQE
- a CDS encoding LD-carboxypeptidase; translated protein: MVKIPPYLKKGDLIGVTCSSSQMDQAAAEFAADVMRSWGYRVHLGITVGTSFHNFSAPDELRLEELQDMLDDPEIKAIVFGRGGYGMVCILDKLDFTKFRKHPKWLCGYSDVTTLHAHIQQRFGIPTVHSMMCSGITTQTADNEYVHSLEQILKGKKYSYSTTAHELNREGSADGILVGGNLSLLANASGTKSQINTKGKILLLEDIGEYRYNVDRMMYNLKRAGWLDKLAGLVVGGFTDGRETTTPFGQSEYEIIHNMVQEFDYPVCFNFPIGHQAENYAVRLGMKHHLKVGEAKSILKLKED
- the metG gene encoding methionine--tRNA ligase, encoding MGKFNRYLITAALPYANGPVHIGHLAGCYIPADIYVRYLRAKKADVKFVCGTDEHGVPITIKAMKEGVTPQDVVDKYHKIIGDSFAAMGISFDIFSRTSNQVHHKTASDYFLKMYNDGLFEEKESEQFYDPKANMFLADRYIIGTCPHCGNDKAYGDQCEKCGNSLSPDELINPHSALSDAVPVKKKTKHWYMPLQNYEPWLNEWLIEGHKEWKNNVYGQCKSWLSSGLQSRAMTRDSNWGIKVPLPDAEGKVLYVWFDAPIGYISATKELTENWADYWCKEDTKLVHFIGKDNIVFHCIIFPAMLKAHGGFVLPDNVPANEFLNLEGEKISTSRNWAVWVNDFIADFPGQQDILRYVLTATAPETKDNDFTWKDFLTRNNSELSDNLSNFVHRTMVLMHKLCGGKVPQLHQDLLNDEDRQMFVEFKNAKEKVENAIEQYKFREGLFEVMALSKLGNKYMQDNAPWLLAKAIETIKKGEAHEKYTADDLEMLQKRIDICLHICLQMTANLAILMNPFLPFTAKKILHMLKVVDRMLEWENAGSEKLVSVGYSLRDPEMLFKKMDESVIKPQLDRLAAIKAEQAAAAAAAEAAAPKAIAPIKPEIQYDDFAKLDLRVGTIIKAEKVEKADKLLKLLVDIGSEQRTVVSGIAMHFKPEDIVGKQVTLVTNLAPRKMRGIESQGMILMAEDNGKLVFVNPNENVAPGSGVA
- a CDS encoding ThiF family adenylyltransferase is translated as MILTEKETQHFKTPIAVPGFGLSMQEKLKMSRVLVIGAGGLGSPIIQYLGASGVGIIGIADYGTINTEDMHRQPIYHMQDVKKHKAKMAASRMYGFNPYARPFPLLMQAKPEAMGFLLDGFDLIVDCTQHLPSHLLINDACIAFNKPFVVGEVHNWLAWYGGFNMPMLDGSVSASFRCAMDITDDYRNYDAGALGVTHGTTGMHMVTDIIKYLIEVPMGLTNKIYGMDYLHNTTKVHELTANRELIETVRTNGILSADDYGLEIQPDVED
- a CDS encoding ABC transporter ATP-binding protein; its protein translation is MSILTLQGISKRYGVVQALSGVSFEVPAGSVFGVLGPNGSGKTTLLGIVTDVLKADSGNFQLFGGPASGAARRKIGTLLETPNFYHYLSAWKNLEIAASIKQRGKDDIARVLKICGLYERKDTAFKTYSLGMKQRLAIASVLLGDPDVLILDEPTNGLDPAGIAEVRVLVQQLADSGKTILLASHLLDEVEKVCTHVAILQKGQLLLSGPVNEVLQRNDFIELAAADNQALAALLLQYPDCTGATVTGNKVVATFAVAPDPAAINSWCAGQGIWLQQLQLRRKSLETAFLELTHTSAQ
- a CDS encoding 3-hydroxyacyl-CoA dehydrogenase/enoyl-CoA hydratase family protein, with amino-acid sequence MQRHINKVAVLGSGVMGSRIACHFAGIGVQVLLLDIAPKELNDAEKKKNLTLESPAVKNRIVNDALQAAVKSNPSPVFTKDVIKRIKTGNFTDDMKKIADCDWIIEVVVENLAVKKIVFEQVEQFRKPGTLITSNTSGIPIHLMAEGRSEDFRKNFCGTHFFNPPRYLRLLEIIPTPHTDPAVIDFLMHYGDLYLGKTTVLCKDTPAFIANRVGVYSIMAIFHIMQEMGLGIDEIDALTGPIIGRPKSATFRTADVVGIDTLVKVAKGVLENCPDDEAISIFKIPEFLQKVVDNNWLGDKTGQGFYKKTTGPGGKEILTLNLQTMEYGPKQKARFSSIDAAKPVEDLKQRIKMLAHSSDKAGQFYQQFHAYLFSYVSHRIPEIADDLYKVDDAMKAGFGWEIGPFESWDLLGVEASVKAIEEKGLTVAQWVKDMLAKGIKSFYKVDNGKKFYYDITTQAYKTLPGEGAFIILENYSGNVLWKNNASRLIDLGDGVVCFDWQTKMNTIGGEVLEGLNKAVDRAEKDFRGLVVANDGANFSAGANVGMIFMLAAEQEYDELDMAVRLFQRSTMRLRYSGVPVVVAPHALTLGGGCEMALHADKVVAAAETYIGLVELGVGLIPGGGGTKEMALRASNEFKEGRIEEEPLKDYFMTVATAKVATSGFEAYDMGVMKKGHDEVVMNPGRLIADAKRSVIEMADEGYTRPVERTDVKVMGRSALGALLAGIYAMKFGKYISEHDEKVAQKLAYVMCGGDLTEPTLVSEQYLLDLEREAFLSLCGERKTLERLQSVIKTGKPVRN
- a CDS encoding ABC transporter permease — translated: MKNIILTEWLKVKSYRTFWIMVVLAAIVPLAGNLLMADFFTTNLKAAKNLVGDPFSFPDVWLTTASICSYVSSLYGLLLIILVTNEFTFRTNRQNIIDGWDRKEFVYSKLFWLLKLAGLSLLVATISAIFVGLKYGTTSISFEGYQYVVIYFLQMLVLLTIALLIAVFFRRAGISIVVFMAYTMMLEQIIVSILKKYVGLVGGLLPLQTGDELIPFPLTGKLIQSDQYNSSVYVVVMIAYIFLGIWLVFRKIMKSDL
- the surE gene encoding 5'/3'-nucleotidase SurE → MAEQEKLILVTNDDGITAPGIRALVEAVRPFGKVVVVAPDSPQSGMGHAITIGVPLRLNQVGVFDGVEAWQCSGTPVDCVKLARDKILGGRKPDICVSGINHGANHSINVIYSGTMSAAMEAAIEGIPSAGFSFLEYDYEADFSLPAKVAAEVVSRMLAKPLPPGTLFNVNIPIVEEKDFKGIRICRQADAKWVEEFDERRDPHGKKYYWLTGEFKNRDTGEDTDVWALENNYASLVPVQFDLTNYKMKEKLEEEWKDL